Proteins from a single region of Platichthys flesus chromosome 16, fPlaFle2.1, whole genome shotgun sequence:
- the LOC133971637 gene encoding germ cell nuclear acidic protein: protein MASMRKCILALLLALLCSFHTPLAPTAKAQDLPFRSEQGLVADDNEDEGDDDEGDDDEGDDDESDDDDDDDDDGDDDDDDDDGDDDDDDDGDDDDDDDDDDDDDDDDDDDDDDDDDDDDDDDDDDDDDDDDDDDDDDDDDDDDDDDDDEHGDDDEDDDDEDDDDDDDNDDDDDDDDDDDDDDDYDNNGDGGAYHKGSVCSYCEFCKHCDICEKCPCEDGEKSEHCDDCKMCSFCNVCPICQTLCQPGGFLDEVTGSIYKTVADVFDDDDN from the exons ATGGCATCAATGAGAAAATGTATTCTTGCGCTGCTTCTGGCGCTGCTCTGCTCCTTCCATACTCCACTGGCTCCAACTGCCAAGGCGCAAGATCTACCATTCCGCTCTGAACAAGGTCTAGTGGCAGACGACAACGAAGATGAAGGCGACGATGATGAAGGCGACGATGATGAAGGCGATGATGATGAAAGCgacgatgatgacgatgatgacgatgatggcGATGatgacgacgacgacgacgacggcgacgacgacgacgacgacgacggcgacgacgacgacgacgacgacgacgacgacgacgacgacgacgacgacgacgacgacgacgacgacgacgacgacgacgacgacgacgacgacgacgacgacgacgacgacgacgacgacgacgacgacgacgacgacgacgacgatgatgatgacgatgatgatgatgacgaacATGGAG atgatgatgaagatgatgatgatgaagacgatgacGATGACGACGACAATGACGATGACGATGACGATGACGATGACGACGACGATGACGACGACTACGACAACAATGGCGATGGTGGTGCTTATCACAAGGGCTCTGTGTGCTCATATTGTGAATTCTGTAAG CACTGTGACATATGTGAAAAATGTCCTTGTGAAGACGGTGAAAAGTCTGAACACTGTGATGACTGCAAG ATGTGCAGTTTCTGTAATGTATGTCCCATTTGCCAAACTCTTTGCCAGCCTG GAGGTTTTCTTGATGAAGTGACTGGATCAATCTACAA GACTGTGGCTGAtgtgtttgatgatgatgacaactAA